The Falco peregrinus isolate bFalPer1 chromosome 1, bFalPer1.pri, whole genome shotgun sequence genome has a window encoding:
- the PDCD7 gene encoding programmed cell death protein 7, protein MAQPPHFPGRLPPPFRAFPPPAGPFPPPAAPFPGPAARPGPFAGPAAAPPPFLLLPPPPAGPEGDAGPRFPPGGGPYFPAAPPFPPRPAAEEEAAAAQRQQDELWLSQFLGRRRAFPPPPPPPAASPSSARQLAVEALGRVARLAALCRALRRREAEGDEAGWAQAREEAEAVRRELRDVVRPLREPGYREALRRKAERARKRRQRLQRRKQEAQAAKEAEAARAAEREAKIDQWRAKCIQEVEEKNRERELKAAADSVLSEVRKKQADTKRMVDILRALEKLRKLRKEAAGRKGVCPPPSADEAFENQVESLKTLLKNRTELYEAEERALRVMLEGEQEEERKREMEKKQKKEREKLLQQKLEIDSKLFGDPDEFPLAHLLQPFREYYLQAEHSVAALIHIRHGWDRYLVPADHPEGSCIPPGWVLPSLPTNDTWATAVR, encoded by the exons ATGGCGCAGCCGCCGCACTTCCCCGGGCGCTTGCCGCCGCCGTTCCGGGCATtcccgccgccggccgggcccttcccgccgcccgccgcgcccttccccggccccgccgcccggccggggcCCTTCGCGGGGCCGGCAGCGGCGCCGCCgcccttccttctgctgccgccgccgccggccgggcccgAGGGCGACGCGGGGCCGCGCTTCCCGCCGGGCGGCGGCCCCTACTTCCCCGCGGCGCCACCGTTCCCGCCGCGGCCGGCGGctgaggaggaggcggcggcggcgcagcgGCAGCAGGACGAGCTGTGGCTGTCGCAGTTCCTGGGCCGGCGCCGGGccttccccccgccgccgccgccgcccgccgccagccccagcagcgccCGGCAGCTGGCGGTGGAGGCGCTGGGGCGGGTGGCGCGGCTGGCCGCGCTCTGCCGGGCCCTGCGGCGGCGGGAGGCCGAGGGGGACGAAGCGGGCTGGGCCCAGGCGCGGGAGGAGGCGGAGGCGGTGCGGCGGGAGCTGCGGGACGTCGTGCGGCCCCTGCGGGAGCCCGGCTACCGCGAGGCGCTGCGGAGGAAGGCCGAGAGGGCGAGGAAGAGGCGGCAGCGCCTGCAGCGTAGGAAGCAGGAAGCCCAGGCGGCCAAGGAGGCGGAGGCGGCCCGGGCCGCCGAGCGGGAGGCCAAGATCGACCAGTGGCGGGCCAAGTGCATccaggaggtggaggagaagaACCGG gAACGAGAACTTAAGGCTGCTGCAGACAGTGTCTTATCTGAAGTGCGGAAGAAACAAGCAGACACAAAGAGGATGGTGGACATTCTGCGTGCATTAGAAAAGCTTCGGAAACTGAGAAaagaggctgctggcaggaaAG gTGTTTGTCCACCCCCCTCAGCAGACGAAGCATTTGAAAATCAGGTGGAGAGTCTCAAAACATTGCTCAAAAATCGCACAGAGCTGTATGAAGCTGAGGAGAGAGCATTAAGGGTTATGTTGGAGGgagaacaggaggaggaaaggaagagagaaatggagaagaaacagaagaaggaaagggaaaaactgctgcagcagaaacttGAAATTGATTCCAAGCTGTTTGGGGATCCAG ATGAATTTCCTCTAGCCCATCTATTGCAACCCTTCAGAGAGTATTACTTACAAGCTGAGCATTCTGTAGCAGCTCTAATCCACATCAG GCATGGATGGGATCGGTACTTGGTGCCAGCTGATcaccctgaaggaagctgcatcCCTCCAGGATGGGTTCTTCCGAGTCTCCCCACAAATGACACGTGGGCCACTGCGGTCAGATGA